In the Hordeum vulgare subsp. vulgare chromosome 7H, MorexV3_pseudomolecules_assembly, whole genome shotgun sequence genome, one interval contains:
- the LOC123413479 gene encoding 1-phosphatidylinositol-3-phosphate 5-kinase FAB1A-like isoform X1, whose product MCPDMNPRREVVSEVLDGNLTPHRLHDADHLGQNRTRNPSKSSSNNLYTDDNFFSDTSSLHKHEDVSSDPSASSVGSGRSGDDSDGAESTNGKINNTDLPGFENYSIWIPPKAADKGDETDSVAGNIAYDDDDDDYGDGIKWGQSSFPATGEEHEESPNPRDGRENAMLGAMNGQLKILVSRFLASAGIPFGKGESTESWLDIVTSLSWEAALLIKPDAKIGNEMDPGSYIKVKCVASGTRWQSEVIKGLVFKKNTAHKHMPTNCHNPRLLLLKGVLGHSDVGLSSFNSMDQEKGHLERTISKVMEICSPNVIMVEKTVSRDIQELLLKEGCTLILDMKLSRLQRIARCTGSPIISFPEVLDQPKLKQCDYFHTEKFIEEHNIASEGGKRLSKTLTFLEGFPRPLGCTILLRGANTEELKKVKQVMHYTVFAAYHLILETSFFEDQRVFLNDKNTSQDNYAATMMGPPAIDYDTSVLGGAIPVSHDDSPALRLYHATSNIYADGKKALSNTDVNDPILVTDSSLDELREGANIPYSSTPLLLARRLPSPVSGPLREFTGKLLQETTDNQIEGRVESSNEIVSNGFHVGAKVEESAVSSENLDDTEDILKQERTQDVTEASSRMCDEHEESPVIAEDGEHHGTTIISKENISNKDQAGDALDSHSILVLTSSQCIKKQVISDDQSRLSRINYYGNSDDQSRLSRINYYGNSDVSLGRYLQDILQNQQKPSCSSCEAHIYSYTHQNGNLTVRTKHLVSKHGLPGESEGKIWMWTRCLRCEHEHGVSKSTPRVLISSEARNLSFGKFLELSFSSHSAARRLSICGHLVNRDCLRFFGLGSNVAMFRYSSVQIYTTCKPQPTLHFENPSRQNWFEEERRHVLARGMRLFVEVASLLQHLKNRYHGMTTANCCTFLPVTEFSELEDLLMKDKADFEDSLVKTINQNGRSSSSVHELLNINWSYQDILLELYAWDHRLHELFNWISARQGNVANGKDPINTVDKINEASYEIDKQISKLMCDRTTKAGGSAGTTECTSNKICVDHYNSGEIAAPMLDDSEGVGNSELSCNGGSKGDGSLVGTGQVDVDSMTQIPKMPSFEVSNDTKPQGNGMLVHRVSVEQERSSILQKFRSSDWGERERWIWSSFHESQLAYRKDIQIGNLEKFRLVNCYSPSHLSPLFEKHEEIDSPQFTVGSGGNILCVFEHEISSIIALALAISEDRRKDTPVVNEAEDARREHTKTMEKSYSILSESSIGSSPWSSIESEASMASSISSYSSGDLSGFDTSPLLSVAHPEIPVNGKVSLKGKYSVTSIHADKFYVLRKKCCPSELAYITSLSRCKKWDAQGGKSKALFAKTLDDRFIIKQIKKTEFESFIKFADDYFSHAYHSLDTGSQTCLAKILGIYQVKQIRHGKEIKVDLMVMENLMFGHNISRIYDLKGAMFSRHITNSNDPDTVYLDQNFVEDMNVSPIYIGGRTKHLLQRAIWNDTSFLTSVNVMDYSLLVGVDKQKNELVFGIIDYLRQYTWDKQLETWAKSSLVPKNVLPTVISPKDYKKRFRKFMGKYFLAVPDTWGPENFSGPYKSFGHSNNKLVEAQNGDNLLQHPIEADARV is encoded by the exons ATGTGCCCGGACATGAATCCACGAAG GGAGGTTGTATCAGAGGTTTTAGATGGTAATCTTACCCCTCACCGCCTGCATGATGCTGATCATCTGGGACAGAATcggaccaggaatccttctaagtCTAGTAGCAATAATCTGTACACAGACGACAATTTCTTCTCCGACACTTCATCACTGCACAAACATGAAGACGTCAGCAGCGATCCATCTGCCTCCTCTGTCGGCTCGGGTAGGTCTGGTGATGATTCTGATGGGGCTGAAAGTACCAACGGCAAAATCAACAATACAGACCTCCCAGGTTTTGAAAATTATAGCATTTGGATACCTCCTAAAGCAGCAGATAAGGGAGATGAGACTGATAGTGTTGCCGGAAACATTGcttatgacgacgacgatgatgattatggtgatggaATAAAGTGGGGCCAGTCAAGTTTCCCAGCCACTGGCGAGGAACATGAGGAAAGCCCCAATCCTAGGGACGGACGAGAAAATGCAATGCTGGGAGCTATGAATGGGCAGCTCAAGATACTTGTCAGCCGGTTTCTGGCCTCTGCTGGTATCCCCTTCGGAAAAGGAGAGAGTACTGAGAGTTGGCTTGATATTGTGACCTCCCTGTCGTGGGAAGCTGCACTTCTTATTAAACCTGATGCAAAAATCGGCAATGAAATGGACCCTGGATCTTACATCAAGGTCAAATGTGTAGCATCTGGTACTCGTTGGCAAAG TGAGGTGATAAAGGGGCTAGTCTTCAAAAAGAACACTGCTCATAAGCACATGCCGACCAATTGTCACAATCCTAGGTTGCTTCTACTGAAAGGTGTACTTGGGCATTCTGATGTTGGTTTATCGTCGTTTAATTCAATGGATCAG GAAAAAGGCCATCTGGAGAGGACTATAAGTAAAGTGATGGAAATATGCAGTCCCAATGTTATAATGGTTGAGAAAACTGTTTCACGAGACATACAGGAGCTTCTACTAAAAGAAGGTTGTACACTGATTCTTGATATGAAGCTCAGCCGCTTGCAAAGGATTGCACGCTGCACAGGTTCTCCCATAATATCATTTCCAGAAGTTTTGGATCAACCGAAGCTGAAGCAGTGTGACTACTTCCATACTGAAAAATTCATTGAAGAGCATAACATTGCCAGTGAAGGTGGGAAGAGACTATCTAAAACATTAACCTTCTTGGAAGGTTTTCCCAGGCCATTGGGTTGCACG ATACTGCTACGGGGAGCAAATACCGAAGAATTGAAGAAAGTCAAGCAAGTCATGCACTACACAGTCTTTGCAGCATACCACTTGATCCTTGAAACGTCTTTCTTTGAAGATCAGCGGGTATTCTTAAATGATAAAAATACTTCACAAGATAATTATGCTGCCACTATGATGGGCCCACCAGCAATTGATTATGATACTTCTGTTTTGGGTGGTGCTATCCCTGTTTCACATGATGATTCTCCAGCACTTCGATTATACCACGCCACTTCTAATATCTATGCTGATGGGAAGAAAGCTCTCAGTAATACAGATGTAAATGATCCAATTTTAGTCACAGACAGCTCTTTGGATGAACTTAGAGAAGGTGCAAATATCCCGTATAGCTCAACGCCGCTCCTCCTTGCCAGAAGGTTACCATCACCGGTTTCAGGACCATTACGAGAATTTACTGGCAAGTTATTGCAAGAGACAACTGATAATCAAATAGAAGGCAGAGTTGAATCCAGTAACGAAATCGTTAGTAATGGATTTCATGTTGGGGCAAAGGTGGAAGAGTCAGCGGTTTCCAGTGAAAATTTGGATGACACAGAagatatcttgaaacaagaaaggaCTCAAGATGTAACAGAAGCAAGTTCTCGTATGTGTGACGAACATGAGGAATCACCCGTCATCGCAGAAGATGGGGAACATCACGGCACTACTATCATTAGTAAAGAGAACATTTCTAACAAAGATCAAGCCGGTGATGCACTTGATTCTCATAGTATACTGGTTTTGACGTCTAGCCAATGCATCAAAAAGCAGGTCATATCTGATGACCAGAGCCGCTTGTCCCGTATAAACTACTACGGGAATTCTGATGACCAGAGCCGTCTGTCCCGTATAAACTACTACGGGAACTCTGATGTGTCCTTAGGGCGATACTTGCAAGACATTTTGCAGAACCAG CAGAAACCAAGTTGTTCCTCTTGTGAGGCTCACATATACTCTTATACTCATCAAAATGGAAATTTGACTGTTCGAACGAAGCATCTAGTGTCTAAACATGGTTTACCTGGTGAATCCGAAGGAAAAATCTGGATGTGGACAAGATGCCTGAGATGTGAACATGAACACGGGGTATCTAAATCGACCCCAAGAGTGCTAATATCATCGGAAGCACGAAATCTCTCTTTTGGGAAATTTCTGGAACTCAGTTTTTCAAGCCACTCTGCAGCGAGAAGGTTATCCATATGTGGTCATTTGGTGAACAGGGACTGCCTGCGCTTTTTCGG ATTGGGCTCCAATGTTGCAATGTTCCGTTACTCATCGGTTCAAATTTACACTACCTGCAAACCACAACCCACCCTCCACTTCGAAAACCCCAGCagacaaaactggtttgaagaagAAAGGAGACAT GTTCTTGCTAGAGGTATGAGGCTTTTCGTTGAGGTAGCAAGCTTGCTTCAACACTTGAAGAATCGATATCATGGCATGACTACAGCCAACTGTTGCACATTTCTACCTGTAACGGAGTTTTCTGAACTCGAAGATTTGTTAATGAAAGACAAGGCAGATTTTGAG GATTCACTAGTAAAGACGATCAATCAAAATGGGAGATCATCCTCATCTGTACATGAACTTCTTAATATAAATTGGTCTTATCAGGATATACTACTTGAACTTTATGCATGGGACCATCGGCTCCATGAGCTTTTTAACTGGATATCTGCTAGACAAGGAAATGTTGCTAATGGCAAGGATCCTATAAACACCGTTGATAAGATTAATGAGGCCAGCTATGAGATTGACAAGCAAATCAGCAAATTGATGTGTGATAGAACTACAAAAGCTGGTGGTTCAGCTGGTACCACTGAGTGCACAAGTAACAAAATTTGCGTTGACCATTATAATTCAGGTGAGATTGCAGCACCTATGCTCGATGATAGTGAGGGAGTTGGGAActctgaactttcttgcaatggaGGTAGTAAAGGTGACGGATCTCTCGTTGGTACTGGTCAAGTAGACGTAGACAGCATGACACAaattccaaaaatgccttcttttGAAGTTTCAAATGATACAAAGCCACAGGGCAATGGGATGCTGGTGCATCGAGTTTCTGTGGAGCAGGAGCGTTCAAGCATTCTCCAGAAGTTCAGAAGTTCTGATTGGGGTGAGAGGGAAAGATGGATTTGGAGTTCATTTCATGAGTCTCAACTGGCTTACAGGAAGGACATTCAAATAGGAAATTTGGAGAAATTTAGACTTGTTAACTGTTATTCTCCATCTCATCTGTCTCCCCTGTTTGAAAAACATGAAGAGATAGACTCTCCTCAATTCACAGTTGGCTCCGGTGGCAATATTCTGTGTGTATTCGAGCATGAGATTTCTAGCATAATAGCTCTTGCTCTTGCCATATCTGAGGACCGTCGGAAGGATACCCCAGTCGTGAATGAGGCGGAGGATGCCAGGAGGGAGCATACTAAAACAATGGAGAAATCTTATAGCATTCTATCTGAAAGTTCTATTGGTTCATCACCATGGTCATCTATAGAATCTGAAGCAAGCATGGCATCTTCTATTTCGTCATATTCATCTGGTGACCTTTCTGGTTTTGATACATCGCCTTTATTGTCTGTGGCACATCCAGAAATCCCTGTGAATGGGAAAGTATCTCTCAAAGGCAAATATTCAGTTACTAGTATACATGCCGATAAATTCTACGTTCTTCGAAAAAAGTGCTGCCCATCTGAGCTTGCATATATTACTTCATTAAGCCGATGTAAGAAGTGGGATGCTCAAGGTGGAAAGAGTAAAGCTTTGTTTGCGAAGACATTGGATGACAGGTTCATTATAAAGCAAATCAAGAAGACAGAATTTGAATCCTTCATAAAATTCGCCGATGATTACTTCAGTCATGCTTACCATTCTTTAGACACTGGAAGCCAAACTTGCCTCGCCAAAATATTAGGAATCTATCAG GTTAAGCAAATAAGGCATGGCAAAGAGATAAAGGTGGATCTGATGGTGATGGAAAATCTTATGTTTGGGCACAACATTTCACGGATTTATGATCTTAAAGGTGCTATGTTTTCACGACACATCACCAACTCAAATGACCCTGACACTGTTTACTTGGATCAGAACTTTGTGGAGGACATGAATGTCTCTCCAATCTATATTGGTGGAAGAACAAAACATCTCTTGCAGCGCGCAATCTGGAATGACACATCTTTCCTCACT TCGGTTAATGTTATGGACTATTCTCTGCTTGTCGGAGTGGACAAACAAAAGAATGAACTTGTGTTTGGCATTATTGATTATTTGAGGCAATATACTTGGGACAAGCAACTGGAGACATGGGCGAAGTCTTCTTTGGTTCCAAAGAATGTTTTACCAACCGTAATTTCTCCTAAGGATTACAAGAAAAGGTTTAGAAAGTTTATGGGCAAGTACTTTCTCGCGGTTCCAGATACTTGGGGTCCTGAGAATTTTTCTGGACCATACAAATCCTTTGGTCATAGCAATAACAAGTTGGTAGAAGCCCAGAATGGTGATAACCTGCTTCAGCATCCAATTGAGGCTGATGCAAGAGTCTAG
- the LOC123413479 gene encoding 1-phosphatidylinositol-3-phosphate 5-kinase FAB1A-like isoform X2 translates to MCPDMNPRREVVSEVLDGNLTPHRLHDADHLGQNRTRNPSKSSSNNLYTDDNFFSDTSSLHKHEDVSSDPSASSVGSGRSGDDSDGAESTNGKINNTDLPGFENYSIWIPPKAADKGDETDSVAGNIAYDDDDDDYGDGIKWGQSSFPATGEEHEESPNPRDGRENAMLGAMNGQLKILVSRFLASAGIPFGKGESTESWLDIVTSLSWEAALLIKPDAKIGNEMDPGSYIKVKCVASGTRWQSEVIKGLVFKKNTAHKHMPTNCHNPRLLLLKGVLGHSDVGLSSFNSMDQEKGHLERTISKVMEICSPNVIMVEKTVSRDIQELLLKEGCTLILDMKLSRLQRIARCTGSPIISFPEVLDQPKLKQCDYFHTEKFIEEHNIASEGGKRLSKTLTFLEGFPRPLGCTILLRGANTEELKKVKQVMHYTVFAAYHLILETSFFEDQRVFLNDKNTSQDNYAATMMGPPAIDYDTSVLGGAIPVSHDDSPALRLYHATSNIYADGKKALSNTDVNDPILVTDSSLDELREGANIPYSSTPLLLARRLPSPVSGPLREFTGKLLQETTDNQIEGRVESSNEIVSNGFHVGAKVEESAVSSENLDDTEDILKQERTQDVTEASSRMCDEHEESPVIAEDGEHHGTTIISKENISNKDQAGDALDSHSILVLTSSQCIKKQVISDDQSRLSRINYYGNSDDQSRLSRINYYGNSDVSLGRYLQDILQNQKPSCSSCEAHIYSYTHQNGNLTVRTKHLVSKHGLPGESEGKIWMWTRCLRCEHEHGVSKSTPRVLISSEARNLSFGKFLELSFSSHSAARRLSICGHLVNRDCLRFFGLGSNVAMFRYSSVQIYTTCKPQPTLHFENPSRQNWFEEERRHVLARGMRLFVEVASLLQHLKNRYHGMTTANCCTFLPVTEFSELEDLLMKDKADFEDSLVKTINQNGRSSSSVHELLNINWSYQDILLELYAWDHRLHELFNWISARQGNVANGKDPINTVDKINEASYEIDKQISKLMCDRTTKAGGSAGTTECTSNKICVDHYNSGEIAAPMLDDSEGVGNSELSCNGGSKGDGSLVGTGQVDVDSMTQIPKMPSFEVSNDTKPQGNGMLVHRVSVEQERSSILQKFRSSDWGERERWIWSSFHESQLAYRKDIQIGNLEKFRLVNCYSPSHLSPLFEKHEEIDSPQFTVGSGGNILCVFEHEISSIIALALAISEDRRKDTPVVNEAEDARREHTKTMEKSYSILSESSIGSSPWSSIESEASMASSISSYSSGDLSGFDTSPLLSVAHPEIPVNGKVSLKGKYSVTSIHADKFYVLRKKCCPSELAYITSLSRCKKWDAQGGKSKALFAKTLDDRFIIKQIKKTEFESFIKFADDYFSHAYHSLDTGSQTCLAKILGIYQVKQIRHGKEIKVDLMVMENLMFGHNISRIYDLKGAMFSRHITNSNDPDTVYLDQNFVEDMNVSPIYIGGRTKHLLQRAIWNDTSFLTSVNVMDYSLLVGVDKQKNELVFGIIDYLRQYTWDKQLETWAKSSLVPKNVLPTVISPKDYKKRFRKFMGKYFLAVPDTWGPENFSGPYKSFGHSNNKLVEAQNGDNLLQHPIEADARV, encoded by the exons ATGTGCCCGGACATGAATCCACGAAG GGAGGTTGTATCAGAGGTTTTAGATGGTAATCTTACCCCTCACCGCCTGCATGATGCTGATCATCTGGGACAGAATcggaccaggaatccttctaagtCTAGTAGCAATAATCTGTACACAGACGACAATTTCTTCTCCGACACTTCATCACTGCACAAACATGAAGACGTCAGCAGCGATCCATCTGCCTCCTCTGTCGGCTCGGGTAGGTCTGGTGATGATTCTGATGGGGCTGAAAGTACCAACGGCAAAATCAACAATACAGACCTCCCAGGTTTTGAAAATTATAGCATTTGGATACCTCCTAAAGCAGCAGATAAGGGAGATGAGACTGATAGTGTTGCCGGAAACATTGcttatgacgacgacgatgatgattatggtgatggaATAAAGTGGGGCCAGTCAAGTTTCCCAGCCACTGGCGAGGAACATGAGGAAAGCCCCAATCCTAGGGACGGACGAGAAAATGCAATGCTGGGAGCTATGAATGGGCAGCTCAAGATACTTGTCAGCCGGTTTCTGGCCTCTGCTGGTATCCCCTTCGGAAAAGGAGAGAGTACTGAGAGTTGGCTTGATATTGTGACCTCCCTGTCGTGGGAAGCTGCACTTCTTATTAAACCTGATGCAAAAATCGGCAATGAAATGGACCCTGGATCTTACATCAAGGTCAAATGTGTAGCATCTGGTACTCGTTGGCAAAG TGAGGTGATAAAGGGGCTAGTCTTCAAAAAGAACACTGCTCATAAGCACATGCCGACCAATTGTCACAATCCTAGGTTGCTTCTACTGAAAGGTGTACTTGGGCATTCTGATGTTGGTTTATCGTCGTTTAATTCAATGGATCAG GAAAAAGGCCATCTGGAGAGGACTATAAGTAAAGTGATGGAAATATGCAGTCCCAATGTTATAATGGTTGAGAAAACTGTTTCACGAGACATACAGGAGCTTCTACTAAAAGAAGGTTGTACACTGATTCTTGATATGAAGCTCAGCCGCTTGCAAAGGATTGCACGCTGCACAGGTTCTCCCATAATATCATTTCCAGAAGTTTTGGATCAACCGAAGCTGAAGCAGTGTGACTACTTCCATACTGAAAAATTCATTGAAGAGCATAACATTGCCAGTGAAGGTGGGAAGAGACTATCTAAAACATTAACCTTCTTGGAAGGTTTTCCCAGGCCATTGGGTTGCACG ATACTGCTACGGGGAGCAAATACCGAAGAATTGAAGAAAGTCAAGCAAGTCATGCACTACACAGTCTTTGCAGCATACCACTTGATCCTTGAAACGTCTTTCTTTGAAGATCAGCGGGTATTCTTAAATGATAAAAATACTTCACAAGATAATTATGCTGCCACTATGATGGGCCCACCAGCAATTGATTATGATACTTCTGTTTTGGGTGGTGCTATCCCTGTTTCACATGATGATTCTCCAGCACTTCGATTATACCACGCCACTTCTAATATCTATGCTGATGGGAAGAAAGCTCTCAGTAATACAGATGTAAATGATCCAATTTTAGTCACAGACAGCTCTTTGGATGAACTTAGAGAAGGTGCAAATATCCCGTATAGCTCAACGCCGCTCCTCCTTGCCAGAAGGTTACCATCACCGGTTTCAGGACCATTACGAGAATTTACTGGCAAGTTATTGCAAGAGACAACTGATAATCAAATAGAAGGCAGAGTTGAATCCAGTAACGAAATCGTTAGTAATGGATTTCATGTTGGGGCAAAGGTGGAAGAGTCAGCGGTTTCCAGTGAAAATTTGGATGACACAGAagatatcttgaaacaagaaaggaCTCAAGATGTAACAGAAGCAAGTTCTCGTATGTGTGACGAACATGAGGAATCACCCGTCATCGCAGAAGATGGGGAACATCACGGCACTACTATCATTAGTAAAGAGAACATTTCTAACAAAGATCAAGCCGGTGATGCACTTGATTCTCATAGTATACTGGTTTTGACGTCTAGCCAATGCATCAAAAAGCAGGTCATATCTGATGACCAGAGCCGCTTGTCCCGTATAAACTACTACGGGAATTCTGATGACCAGAGCCGTCTGTCCCGTATAAACTACTACGGGAACTCTGATGTGTCCTTAGGGCGATACTTGCAAGACATTTTGCAGAACCAG AAACCAAGTTGTTCCTCTTGTGAGGCTCACATATACTCTTATACTCATCAAAATGGAAATTTGACTGTTCGAACGAAGCATCTAGTGTCTAAACATGGTTTACCTGGTGAATCCGAAGGAAAAATCTGGATGTGGACAAGATGCCTGAGATGTGAACATGAACACGGGGTATCTAAATCGACCCCAAGAGTGCTAATATCATCGGAAGCACGAAATCTCTCTTTTGGGAAATTTCTGGAACTCAGTTTTTCAAGCCACTCTGCAGCGAGAAGGTTATCCATATGTGGTCATTTGGTGAACAGGGACTGCCTGCGCTTTTTCGG ATTGGGCTCCAATGTTGCAATGTTCCGTTACTCATCGGTTCAAATTTACACTACCTGCAAACCACAACCCACCCTCCACTTCGAAAACCCCAGCagacaaaactggtttgaagaagAAAGGAGACAT GTTCTTGCTAGAGGTATGAGGCTTTTCGTTGAGGTAGCAAGCTTGCTTCAACACTTGAAGAATCGATATCATGGCATGACTACAGCCAACTGTTGCACATTTCTACCTGTAACGGAGTTTTCTGAACTCGAAGATTTGTTAATGAAAGACAAGGCAGATTTTGAG GATTCACTAGTAAAGACGATCAATCAAAATGGGAGATCATCCTCATCTGTACATGAACTTCTTAATATAAATTGGTCTTATCAGGATATACTACTTGAACTTTATGCATGGGACCATCGGCTCCATGAGCTTTTTAACTGGATATCTGCTAGACAAGGAAATGTTGCTAATGGCAAGGATCCTATAAACACCGTTGATAAGATTAATGAGGCCAGCTATGAGATTGACAAGCAAATCAGCAAATTGATGTGTGATAGAACTACAAAAGCTGGTGGTTCAGCTGGTACCACTGAGTGCACAAGTAACAAAATTTGCGTTGACCATTATAATTCAGGTGAGATTGCAGCACCTATGCTCGATGATAGTGAGGGAGTTGGGAActctgaactttcttgcaatggaGGTAGTAAAGGTGACGGATCTCTCGTTGGTACTGGTCAAGTAGACGTAGACAGCATGACACAaattccaaaaatgccttcttttGAAGTTTCAAATGATACAAAGCCACAGGGCAATGGGATGCTGGTGCATCGAGTTTCTGTGGAGCAGGAGCGTTCAAGCATTCTCCAGAAGTTCAGAAGTTCTGATTGGGGTGAGAGGGAAAGATGGATTTGGAGTTCATTTCATGAGTCTCAACTGGCTTACAGGAAGGACATTCAAATAGGAAATTTGGAGAAATTTAGACTTGTTAACTGTTATTCTCCATCTCATCTGTCTCCCCTGTTTGAAAAACATGAAGAGATAGACTCTCCTCAATTCACAGTTGGCTCCGGTGGCAATATTCTGTGTGTATTCGAGCATGAGATTTCTAGCATAATAGCTCTTGCTCTTGCCATATCTGAGGACCGTCGGAAGGATACCCCAGTCGTGAATGAGGCGGAGGATGCCAGGAGGGAGCATACTAAAACAATGGAGAAATCTTATAGCATTCTATCTGAAAGTTCTATTGGTTCATCACCATGGTCATCTATAGAATCTGAAGCAAGCATGGCATCTTCTATTTCGTCATATTCATCTGGTGACCTTTCTGGTTTTGATACATCGCCTTTATTGTCTGTGGCACATCCAGAAATCCCTGTGAATGGGAAAGTATCTCTCAAAGGCAAATATTCAGTTACTAGTATACATGCCGATAAATTCTACGTTCTTCGAAAAAAGTGCTGCCCATCTGAGCTTGCATATATTACTTCATTAAGCCGATGTAAGAAGTGGGATGCTCAAGGTGGAAAGAGTAAAGCTTTGTTTGCGAAGACATTGGATGACAGGTTCATTATAAAGCAAATCAAGAAGACAGAATTTGAATCCTTCATAAAATTCGCCGATGATTACTTCAGTCATGCTTACCATTCTTTAGACACTGGAAGCCAAACTTGCCTCGCCAAAATATTAGGAATCTATCAG GTTAAGCAAATAAGGCATGGCAAAGAGATAAAGGTGGATCTGATGGTGATGGAAAATCTTATGTTTGGGCACAACATTTCACGGATTTATGATCTTAAAGGTGCTATGTTTTCACGACACATCACCAACTCAAATGACCCTGACACTGTTTACTTGGATCAGAACTTTGTGGAGGACATGAATGTCTCTCCAATCTATATTGGTGGAAGAACAAAACATCTCTTGCAGCGCGCAATCTGGAATGACACATCTTTCCTCACT TCGGTTAATGTTATGGACTATTCTCTGCTTGTCGGAGTGGACAAACAAAAGAATGAACTTGTGTTTGGCATTATTGATTATTTGAGGCAATATACTTGGGACAAGCAACTGGAGACATGGGCGAAGTCTTCTTTGGTTCCAAAGAATGTTTTACCAACCGTAATTTCTCCTAAGGATTACAAGAAAAGGTTTAGAAAGTTTATGGGCAAGTACTTTCTCGCGGTTCCAGATACTTGGGGTCCTGAGAATTTTTCTGGACCATACAAATCCTTTGGTCATAGCAATAACAAGTTGGTAGAAGCCCAGAATGGTGATAACCTGCTTCAGCATCCAATTGAGGCTGATGCAAGAGTCTAG